From the Mycoplasma putrefaciens KS1 genome, the window ACTGTTCAATTAATTATAAGGATATAAAAATTAATATTGTTGATACTCCTGGACACGCTGATTTTTCAAGTGAAGTTGAAAGAATTATGAAAACTGTAGATACAGTTATTTTACTAGTTGATTCAAGTGAAGGACCAATGCCTCAAACAAGATTTGTGCTACAAAAAGCATTAGAAATCGGACTAAAACCGATTCTATTTATTAATAAGATTGATAAAAAAGATCAGAGAGCTGATGAAGTTGTTGAAGAAGTTTTAGAGTTATTTTTAGAACTAAATGCCACTGATGAACAATTAAACTTTACAACTTTATATGGAATTGCAAGAGAAGGTATTGCTCAGTATTCTTTAGATAAAAAATCAACAAACTTAAATCCATTATTTGAAACAATTGAAAAACAAATTAAAAGTTATCCACTAGCATTAGCTAATAATAACTTAGTTATGCAAGTTTCGACTCTTGCTTATGATAGTTTTATTGGTCGTTTAGGAATCGGAAGAATCTTTGAAGGAATTATCAAAGAAAATCAAACTGTTTCAGTTGTTAAAAACAATGGTTCAATAAAACAGGCAAAAATTACTAAACTAATGGTTTATCAAGGATTAAATAAAGTTGCAGTTAAACAAGCAACAGCAGGAGATATTATCACTTTTGCAGGAATAGAAGATATTTCAATTGGTGATACTATTAACGAGTTAAACATCATAAAACCACTAAAACCAATTTTAATTGAAGAACCTACTATGTCTATGAATTTTTTAGTTAACACTTCTCCTTTTGCTGGTAAAGTAGGAAAATTTGTTACTTCAAGAAATATTAAAGAACGTTTAGAACGTGAGACACAAGTTAATGTTGGTTTAAAAGTTGAACCTTTAACAAATTCTAATATTGAAGGATTTAGAGTTTTAGGACGTGGTGAACTTCATATTTCAGTTCTAATTGAAGCAATGAGAAGAGAAGGATTTGAACTAGCAGTAAGTAAACCAGAAGTGTTATTTCAAAAAGATCCGATTACCGATCAAATTCTTGAACCAATAGAAAAAGTTATTTTAAATGTTCCAAGCGAATACTCAGGTACTGTTATTAATAAATTAAACTTGAGAAAAGGTGTCATGCTTGATATGGATTCAGATGGTGTGAGAGATAAAATTACTTATTCAGTGCCTTTAAGAGGGTTAATTGGTTTTAGAAGTGAATTTACCAATGATACTCATGGTGAAGGAATTATGATCAAAAGCTTTTTAGAATATCAACCATATAAAGGTGAAATCACTAGAAGACAAAACGGAGTGTTAGTTTCAATGGCTAATGGAAAAAGTCTAGCGTATGCTTTAAACAATCTGGAAGATCGTGGAATTTTATTTATCGGTCCACAAACTGATGTTTATGAAGGAATGATTATTGGTCAGCACTCAAGAGATAATGATTTAGATGTTAATCCAACTATAAGTAAAAAATTAACTAATACTAGATCTAGTGGAACTGATGAAGCTATTAAACTAACTCCATTTAAAAAAATGAGCTTAGAAGAAGCTTTAGAATACATTCAAGCAGATGAACTAGTTGAAGTAACTCCAACTGACATTAGATTACGTAAACGTTGACTAACTCAAGTTGAAAGAAAACAACACAGAAACGATAAATATTAACTATTAGCTTATTTTTATAAATTAAATTTAACAATTATTTTAACTAATATTTAACTAAACAAAAAGGATTGATTCAACAACTGTTTAAATCAATCCTTTTTTATTTATTAATTGTTTTAATCATTTCTAACTCGTCATTTCTTTCAGAATAATATAGTTTATTTTCATAATCAAGAATACCGATTTTTTTTAATTCTAAAAATTCTAGTGTTTCATAAATTAAAATTAAATAATAAACTATAGTCTGACAAAAAATCATAAAATTTAGAAATTCATTAGCGTCTTGAACTTCTGATGGTAATAATTCAAAATCTTTTTCTTCAACTGCGTCAACAAAATCAGACAAAATTTCTTCGATTGAATATATTTTATCGATTGAATCAGTAATTGACTGTGCCTTTTTAACTTTTTTAAGTGCTTTTAAAAAACCTTCATAGAAAAAATCAAATTCTTTAATAGTATCTAATTGTTTTAATTGCTCAATAAAATAGTCAACATAAGTTTTAGCTAATTCATAAAAAGTATCTCTAATTTTTAGATCAACACCAAATTCATCAACATGATCAAAAACTCTAGATTTAGGTTTTGGTTTTTGATAAAAATCTTCAAACTCACTGATAACTGATAATAAAACTTCTAATCTAATTAAAAATAAATCATTCAAGTCTTGATTGTTATCTGTTGATTCTGAAATAAGTTTAACTTTAGTTTCTGGAAAATATGTATCAATTCATTTTTTAAAATTGGCAATATCATTATCTTTTTGTCACTTGTCTTTTATCTCTTTAAAATAATTTGGTTCTCAATTAACTGTGTTTTCTAAAATTAACAGTTCGTCTTCTAATATTTGTTTTAAAGCTTTATCATATATAAACATAATTTTGGTTCTCCCTGTATTATAGTATTAGATTTTTATAAAAATTAGTCATCTAATTTTAACACTGCAATGAATGCTTCTTGTGGCACTTCAACAGAACCAATTTCTTTCATTTTTTTCTTACCTTCTTTTTGTTTTTCTAATAGTTTTTTACGACGCGATTTATCAGCTGCATGCAACTTTCAAGTAACATCTTTTCTATAAGCTTTAATTGTTTCTCTAGAAATAACTTTATTTCCGATGGTCGCTTGAACTGGTACTTCAAAATTTTGTCTTGGAATTAGTTCTTTTAATTTTAAGGTAAGAGCAGATCCTCTTTGATAAGCAAATTTTTGGTTAACAATCATTGAAAAAGCATCAACCATATCACCATTTAATTTGATATCCATACGAACTAATTTAGATTCTTGATATCCGATTAGTTCATATTCAAATGAAGCATAACCTCTAGAAATGGATTTTAATTTATTAAAAAAATCAAAAATAATTTCAGCTAATGGCAATTGATAAATAAGAATTCTTCTGAGATCATCAATAATTTCTATGCTCTTATAAATACCTAATTTATTTTGACATAAATTCATTAAATCTCCAATGTAATCAACTGGAGTTGTAATTTTAATTTCAACAAAAGGTTCTTCAATTTTTTTAATTTTTTGAGCATCAGGTAATTTTGCGGGGTTATCTAATTCTAAGATTTCACCGTTTGTTAAATGAACTTTATAAATTACACTAGGAGCAGTAGCAATTAATTCAAGATTATATTCTCTTTCTAATCTTTCTTGAATCACTTCCATATGCAATAATCCTAAAAAACCACACCTAAAACCAAATCCTAATGCTTGACTGGTTTCAGGTTCATAAACTAAAGATGAATCAGATAGTTCAATTTTTTCTAAAGCGTCTTTAAAATCTTGATATTTATTAGTATCAATAGGATAAATTCCACAATAAACCATTGGTTTTAGTTTTTTATAACCTTCTAGTGGTGTTGACGCTGGATTAATAACACTAGTGATTGTGTCTCCAACATTAACATCTTTAATTGTTTTAATTGAAGCAGTAATTCAACCAACTTCACCAGCTTCTAAAACATCTTTTTTGATGATTTTTGGATTTTTAATTCCCAGTGAGTTAACTTCATATTCAGCATTATTTGACATAAGTTTAATTTTGTCACCTAGTTTAATAGTTCCTTGCTTTAATCTGACTGACATGACAACACCAAGATACTTGTCATAATAACTATCAAAAATTAGCGCTTTTAAAGGTTTAGTATCATCAGCATCATTAGGGGCAGGAATTTGATTAACAATTGCTTCTAAAACATCTTCAACATTTAAACCAGTTTTTGCTGAAATCAACGGAGCATTACTACAATCAAGACCAATAACTTCTTCAATTTCATTTTTGACTCTTTCAACATCAGCACTAGATAAATCAATTTTGTTAATCACAGGAATAATTTCTAAATTATTATCAATTGCTAAATAAACATTGGCCAAGGTTTGAGCTTCAACACCTTGAGTGGCATCAACAACTAAAATCGCACCTTCACACGCTGCTAAGCTTCGTGAAACTTCATAAGTAAAATCAACATGACCTGGAGTATCAATTAAATTAAAGACATATTCTTGATTGTCTTTAGATCTATATTTTAATTGCACAGAATTTAGTTTAATAGTAATTCCTCTTTCACGCTCAATATCCATCGAATCTAAAAGTTGGTCTTGCATTTCGCGTTTTTCAACTGCATTAGTTAATTCTAAAATACGATCAGCTAAAGTTGATTTACCATGATCAATATGAGCAATGATGCTAAAATTTCTAATTTTAGATTTATCCATACTATCTCCTTTCTATCAGTCAAATTTTTTACTATATTTATTTATAAATCACATAATGTTTTGTTCTAAATCAGTATTAATTTGTTCATCAAACACCTTGTCTTTAGAATTATCAAAAATAATATAATGAGCAAAACAATCATTTTTTAACAATGTTTTTAATTGGTTTTCAGACATTTTTGCATACATTTGAGGTTTTGTATAACTATTGTTGTTAGCTAATAATAATATAGGTAAGTTTTGTCTTATAAATTTTATATTATTTGTTAAATTATTAAATATCATGCATTTATAAACATCACGTAATGCACAAACGCTAAATACTTTAGTTAAAAGTGGATCTTGCATTAACTCTAAATATTTTTTAAAGATTTCATTATTTTCAATATTGCGTTCTTTTTTCATTAATCTTTTAAATCTTTTTAAAAATAAATTTTGTTTAAACGTGCAGGGATATTTTTTTCCAGCAGAAATTTCTATTAAAAATAATCATAAATTATTTACTAGTAAGTTAAGTTTATTAAACTCAATAAAAGAAGATAATATTAATCCATCAATTGTTTCTGAATATTTAATAGCATAAGCTTTGGCAAAAATACTTCCAAGAGCATGAGCAATTAAAAATAATGGTAGATGTTTATAAGTTTTTTTAACATAATCATTAACTGATTTTAACTCTTCGACAATCAATTTTCATCCATTAAAATAATTGAAAAATACTGGATCTTTACTGCTTATTTCATCAGGTTTTTCAAAGCCTTTTAGTGATGAGCAAATAACAATAATATTTTGCTTATTCATTCTTTTTGCAAATTTTGTATAACTTAAAATTTGTTCAGCTCCAGTTGCAATTAAATGAATAACTGCTTTAGGTTGTTTATTAGTTATTCAAATATATGTTTTAATTTCTCGTCCATCAATTGCTTGAATTTGAAAGTTATATGCTAGTTCTTTCATACTAAACCTCTTTTAAAACAAGCTTGTATGTTGCATTAAAAGCTAATCTATCAGCTAGTTCATTATACTTATTATTACTATGAGCTTTTACTCATTCAAAAGAAATATTTATTTGCTTTTGTTTGTTTTGCATATACTCTTTATATTTTTTAGTAAATTCTTTATTTGCTTGTCATTCCTGAGTTACTCACTTACTAACTCCTTGATAATCATGATAAATTTTTAAATCTTTGATATTGTTGTCTAAACAAAATTGAGTAACATGCATAGCAGCTAGCAATTCTCCAGCAACATTTCTAAGCTCAGCAGTTTTAGAATCATTAAATCTCTGACTAATATGTACTTGTTTATTATTAAAAATAACAACAGCACCAAATGAATAAGTTTTAGATTCAACATCATAACTACCATCAGTATAGGCAATAGCTGAATTTTTATCAGTACTAATGGTATTTTTTGCTGGTTTAGTTATAGTTTGCTTATTTTTATAATTAAGATAATCTAAAGCGTCTTGTTTGTTTGAAAAAGCTTTAAATTCAGCATTAGCAAACTTATCAACTTGAAGTTTTGTTTGCTCTCAAGAAGTATATATTCCAGGCTTGCGTCCTTGTTTAACTGCATAAAATTTTTGATTAGACATAGTATAAAACACCTCTTAATAAGCTCTGGCAAAATAGACTTTTAATTGTGAGTCTTTTTTACAATTAAAACACTTAGATTTAGTTTGCTCAACATCAAAAGCAATACATCTAGAGTTTGTTGAGGTCTTTTGTTTTACATCATTTTCACAAGTTATATCACCACAAAAAGGCACTAAAACAAAACCTTGATTTTGTTTTAAAATTTCAATGTATTGTTCAATTGAATCAGCAGTAAATGTTTTTGACTCTCTATTTTGCAAAGCTTTTTGATAAAGTGAATTATCATAATCTTTAATCATCTGATCAACACTTGATACAACATTGTTGATATCAACTTTAATCTTGTTAGTTTGATCATCACGTCTTGAAATAGTTAACTGATGATTTTCAAGATCACGAGGACCAATCTCAATTCTAATAGGAATACCTTTAATTTCAGCTTCACTGATCTTAAATCCAAAGCTTTTGTCAGTATCATCAATTTCAGTTCGATAATTTGCTAGTTGTTTTTTTATTTGTTTTGCAACCTTTTGAATTTGATCAGTGTTTTTAATTTGAATAATTTGAACTTGAATAGGTGAAATTGAGCTTGGTAATATTAAACCATTATCATCACTATGAGTCATAATAATTGCTCCAATTAAACGAGTTGAAACTCCTCAACTAGTCGAATAAGCATATTCTAGTTGACCATCTTTATTTTGAAATTTAATGTCATAAGCTTTTGAGAAATTATCAGCAAAAAAATGTGAAGTTCCACATTGCAAAGCTTGACCATCAAACATTAATGATTCGATTGTATAAGTGTCTTTTGCTCCTGCAAATTTTTCCTTTACAGTTTTTTTACCAGCAATTACTGGTAGTAATAGAATCTTTTGAGCAAAATTCTTATAGATCTGTAATACTTTCAAAGTAAATTCTTCAGCTTCATTATAAGAATTGTGAACAGTGTGTCCTTCTTGTCATAAAAATTCACTAGTTCTTAAAAATGGTCTTGTTGTTTTTTCTCAACGCATAACATTACATCACTGATTGTAAATTAAAGGCAGATCTCTATATGAGTTAACTTCGTTGCTAAAAAAATCCATCATCAACACTTCACTTGTTGGTCTGATAAATAAAACTTCTTCAAGTTGTTTGTCTCCAACTTTTGTGACAGTAGCAATTTCTGGAGAAAAACCTTCAATATGATCTTTTTCTCTATTAAACAAAGATTCTGGAATTAAAAGTGGAAAGTAGACATTTTGAACTTTTATTTTTTTAAATTCAAGATCTAAATGTTTTTGAATTAATTCTCAAATAGCATAACCATAAGGTCTGAAAATCATTGTTCCTTTAACAGCTCCATAACTTGCTAGTTTTGCATTAATAACAATATCTGTATATCATTTTGCAAAATCAAAATTACGAGGTGTTATCTTATCTAATTGCTTTACCATGTTCTTTCCTACTTTCTTGTTTGACAACTCCATCAGTTCCAAAATATAATTTAATTTTTAACCCCGATTGTTCAATTGCTTGTTGAGCTTTTCGATAAACTTGATAGCTTCTAAACATAATTCAGTCAATTGACTCAACTTGGATATCTTCAGAAATAATAGCCATTGACTTAGATCGATCTCAAATTCAATCTTTTTTAGTTGATTTAGCTAAATGTTTAGGATTAATTCCTATAATCATAACCTCTTTAGGATTAAACCCCGTATCAGTCATTCACTTTCAAAAATGAGCTCTAGAAGAAACATCAAATTCTAATAAAATTGAATGTTCTTGTTGTTGATAAGATCAAACTACATATTCTTCAGTTGGTTTTAAGATTAAGCGTTTAACTGGACGAATACCATAATCTAAAATATTTTGTCAATTCTTGTGATCTGTATAAAATAAAAAATATTCAATACCCTTTTTTTCGAATAAGTCGATAATAGTCTTTTTTTCACTTTCTTTTGTCATGAAAAAAGAATTTAAAAGATTATCAAAATAATTATCTTCAATTAAATCATTATTATTTTTTCAAAATTTTAATTTTGATACTAATTCTTTAATATTTTCTTTATTAAATTCTTTTAGTTTTGATTTAACTTTTTTATCCTTTTTTTTCATGATTTTATCGATTCTTTCTTTAATAATTATATATTCTTTACAAATTTAATGAATAAAAAGGCTGCGTCAAGCAGCCTTGTAATTTTCTAAAATGGCGGGTTAAGAGAGACTCGAACTCTCGCGCCGGATAACCGACCTAACACCTTAGCAGGGTGTCCTCTTCACCAACTTGAGTATTAACCCATAACATTAAATATTATTACATAAAAAATAATTAAATAAAACTATAGAATAATAAAGTTTTGAATTTTTAATACTTGCTAATTAAAAATTAAATACTAACCATATTAAGCAATTGTCAACAAAATATCTATTTAGATGGATTTAAAATATGCTTTAAATAAAGTAGTAAAATCTTAAAATTGAATAAATTTAGTGCTTTTTATCTAGATTTTTAGCATGTTACTAGAAATTTTTCTAGTTTCATATTTTTTATAGTAAGTAAAATATAAATAATTTTTTAATTATTATCTGTATTTATTAATTTATTTTGCTGTTTATTAATAAACTAGATGCATATGATTAATAAGATATTAATAACTTATTTTATTAATTATTTCTATTCTAAACTTATTATTTTTTGTAGATTAAATGAAATAAAATAAATAATAAAATCACTTTTTTCAACATTATCTTCAATTTAAAATGATAATTCTATAACTCATTATTAAAAAATTACAAGCTATATTTTAAGAAAGTTTTTCGATAAAATGAGAGAAATTTAATATAAATTTAGTCAATATTATAAAAATAAACTAAATAAAATTAAGCATAACTTATAGAATACATAAACCTTAAAAATTAAATACTGTACTAATAATTTTCTATATTAATTTAATAAGAAAGTTAACAATAATTTATAGAATCTAAAATTTTAAAAAAACAAATGATAATACAAGTTAAAATCTCAAATCATTTATTAAATGCCTGAATTAAATGCTAATAAGATTCTAAATCTAAGCAAGTATTTAGTAATTTAATAGTACTAAAATTAATTCTTCAAATAGTTTTAAAATGCGAATAATGAGTAATTTAAAAGCACTATGCTTATGTGATATTAAAATCAAAAGAAAAATACAATAAATAATAACATCAAATTAACTTAAATTAAATTTTTAAAATAAAAAGTTTTTACGATAAATACTGATTATTTTGATAGCAAAAAACTCTTAACTCATAAATAACATTGTTTAGCAAATAATTAAACATAATCTTATCATTAGATTTAGTCGTGCTTTAATAGATAAATAATTTGTACAAAACCTTACCTTTAATATAGAATCAGTCGCTTTTTAAATTATGAGATGTCTCATTTTCATATTATCAACCTTACACAACGAAGTTTTATGTTAACAACTATTAATAAAACGAGTTTTTCAATAACAAAAAATTATTTCAGTGTAAATTGTGAGCATGATTATTATTAATTCTAACTATAAATAAATTATTAGTTTCTTAGTTCTAAAAGTATTATTTATTAGTTCTAATAAACATTTATTTTATTAATTATTACAGATTGTATTAAAACTTAATTTTATATTTCTAAATTACTAGTGATATAACTAATAAGATAAGATTTTATCAATAAATTTATAATCATATTTAATTCAAATTTTTCGATAAAATGAGAGAAATTTAGCATAATTTTATCCAATATTTTAAAAATATAAAAACTAGTAAATTACTCTAACACTAAAAAAGAATTCATTTTATATAAAAGATTTAATTACATACAAAACTAACTTTATTTTGTATATCTGAGTTTATTAAATGTTTTAGTAAAAAATAAATAATAAAGCATTTAAAAAAACTGTTTTTAAATTGAGTAACCGAAATTATTTTGAAAAGACTTTAAAACTTTTGTTTATTAATTAAAGAATTAATTGTAGGTCACATGCCTTAATACAAGCTTATTTATTGAAATAAATTCACACTTTGTGTACATCTAAAATATGAGTTACTTTAATACACTAAAAGAACATATTTTAAATATGCATTTAATTCTAATATTTTTAAAAATATTGTGGCTTCTCTAAATATTGGTCAAGACAGAACAAAATACAAAAAATATTAACTAAAAACTTTGAATAACTCAAATGAAATAGTGTAAAATAAAAATTTTAAAATATGGGCAGTATTTATCATAAATACTGAGTATTTTGAATATAAAATACTCAAATAAACAAAAAAAAGAATATAAATTTCAGTTATAAAATAAGTAATGATTTTTATATTAAAAAAGTTAAAAGATTTAAATAAATAACTAGTAATTGATAATAACGTTATTGAAATCATCACAATAAAAGAAGAAAGGAAAACAAATATATTATTATAACTATTGTTCTTATAAAATTAATAATTTATTAATGTTAAAATAGTATTTTTCTATATA encodes:
- the typA gene encoding translational GTPase TypA gives rise to the protein MNNQKIINIAVIAHVDAGKSTLVDALLKQGGVFRENQEVVAQVMDSNDQERERGITIYSKNCSINYKDIKINIVDTPGHADFSSEVERIMKTVDTVILLVDSSEGPMPQTRFVLQKALEIGLKPILFINKIDKKDQRADEVVEEVLELFLELNATDEQLNFTTLYGIAREGIAQYSLDKKSTNLNPLFETIEKQIKSYPLALANNNLVMQVSTLAYDSFIGRLGIGRIFEGIIKENQTVSVVKNNGSIKQAKITKLMVYQGLNKVAVKQATAGDIITFAGIEDISIGDTINELNIIKPLKPILIEEPTMSMNFLVNTSPFAGKVGKFVTSRNIKERLERETQVNVGLKVEPLTNSNIEGFRVLGRGELHISVLIEAMRREGFELAVSKPEVLFQKDPITDQILEPIEKVILNVPSEYSGTVINKLNLRKGVMLDMDSDGVRDKITYSVPLRGLIGFRSEFTNDTHGEGIMIKSFLEYQPYKGEITRRQNGVLVSMANGKSLAYALNNLEDRGILFIGPQTDVYEGMIIGQHSRDNDLDVNPTISKKLTNTRSSGTDEAIKLTPFKKMSLEEALEYIQADELVEVTPTDIRLRKRWLTQVERKQHRNDKY
- the lepA gene encoding translation elongation factor 4, which produces MDKSKIRNFSIIAHIDHGKSTLADRILELTNAVEKREMQDQLLDSMDIERERGITIKLNSVQLKYRSKDNQEYVFNLIDTPGHVDFTYEVSRSLAACEGAILVVDATQGVEAQTLANVYLAIDNNLEIIPVINKIDLSSADVERVKNEIEEVIGLDCSNAPLISAKTGLNVEDVLEAIVNQIPAPNDADDTKPLKALIFDSYYDKYLGVVMSVRLKQGTIKLGDKIKLMSNNAEYEVNSLGIKNPKIIKKDVLEAGEVGWITASIKTIKDVNVGDTITSVINPASTPLEGYKKLKPMVYCGIYPIDTNKYQDFKDALEKIELSDSSLVYEPETSQALGFGFRCGFLGLLHMEVIQERLEREYNLELIATAPSVIYKVHLTNGEILELDNPAKLPDAQKIKKIEEPFVEIKITTPVDYIGDLMNLCQNKLGIYKSIEIIDDLRRILIYQLPLAEIIFDFFNKLKSISRGYASFEYELIGYQESKLVRMDIKLNGDMVDAFSMIVNQKFAYQRGSALTLKLKELIPRQNFEVPVQATIGNKVISRETIKAYRKDVTWKLHAADKSRRKKLLEKQKEGKKKMKEIGSVEVPQEAFIAVLKLDD
- a CDS encoding alpha/beta hydrolase — its product is MKELAYNFQIQAIDGREIKTYIWITNKQPKAVIHLIATGAEQILSYTKFAKRMNKQNIIVICSSLKGFEKPDEISSKDPVFFNYFNGWKLIVEELKSVNDYVKKTYKHLPLFLIAHALGSIFAKAYAIKYSETIDGLILSSFIEFNKLNLLVNNLWLFLIEISAGKKYPCTFKQNLFLKRFKRLMKKERNIENNEIFKKYLELMQDPLLTKVFSVCALRDVYKCMIFNNLTNNIKFIRQNLPILLLANNNSYTKPQMYAKMSENQLKTLLKNDCFAHYIIFDNSKDKVFDEQINTDLEQNIMWFINKYSKKFDW
- a CDS encoding viroplasmin family protein, with translation MSNQKFYAVKQGRKPGIYTSWEQTKLQVDKFANAEFKAFSNKQDALDYLNYKNKQTITKPAKNTISTDKNSAIAYTDGSYDVESKTYSFGAVVIFNNKQVHISQRFNDSKTAELRNVAGELLAAMHVTQFCLDNNIKDLKIYHDYQGVSKWVTQEWQANKEFTKKYKEYMQNKQKQINISFEWVKAHSNNKYNELADRLAFNATYKLVLKEV
- the proS gene encoding proline--tRNA ligase, translated to MVKQLDKITPRNFDFAKWYTDIVINAKLASYGAVKGTMIFRPYGYAIWELIQKHLDLEFKKIKVQNVYFPLLIPESLFNREKDHIEGFSPEIATVTKVGDKQLEEVLFIRPTSEVLMMDFFSNEVNSYRDLPLIYNQWCNVMRWEKTTRPFLRTSEFLWQEGHTVHNSYNEAEEFTLKVLQIYKNFAQKILLLPVIAGKKTVKEKFAGAKDTYTIESLMFDGQALQCGTSHFFADNFSKAYDIKFQNKDGQLEYAYSTSWGVSTRLIGAIIMTHSDDNGLILPSSISPIQVQIIQIKNTDQIQKVAKQIKKQLANYRTEIDDTDKSFGFKISEAEIKGIPIRIEIGPRDLENHQLTISRRDDQTNKIKVDINNVVSSVDQMIKDYDNSLYQKALQNRESKTFTADSIEQYIEILKQNQGFVLVPFCGDITCENDVKQKTSTNSRCIAFDVEQTKSKCFNCKKDSQLKVYFARAY